One genomic window of Struthio camelus isolate bStrCam1 chromosome 1, bStrCam1.hap1, whole genome shotgun sequence includes the following:
- the SLC25A6 gene encoding ADP/ATP translocase 3: MADQALSFLKDFLAGGVAAAISKTAVAPIERVKLLLQVQHASKQIAADKQYKGIIDCVVRIPKEQGVLSFWRGNLANVIRYFPTQALNFAFKDKYKQVFLGGVDKHTQFWRYFAGNLASGGAAGATSLCFVYPLDFARTRLAADVGKAGADREFSGLGDCLVKITKSDGLRGLYQGFNVSVQGIIIYRAAYFGIYDTAKGMLPDPRNTHIVISWMIAQTVTAVAGVVSYPFDTVRRRMMMQSGRKGADIMYSGTVDCWRKIARDEGGKAFFKGAWSNVLRGMGGAFVLVLYDEFKKVI; encoded by the exons ATGGCGGACCAGGCCCTCTCCTTCCTCAAGGACTTTCTAGCCGGCGGCGTCGCCGCCGCCATCAGCAAGACGGCAGTGGCTCCCATCGAGCGCGTCAAGCTGTTGCTCCAG GTACAACATGCGAGTAAACAAATTGCTGCTGATAAGCAGTACAAGGGTATCATCGATTGTGTAGTGCGTATTCCGAAGGAACAAGGagtgctgtccttctggcgtgGCAACTTGGCAAATGTCATAAGATACTTCCCAACTCAAGCCCTCAACTTTGCCTTCAAGGATAAGTATAAGCAGGTGTTCTTAGGAGGAGTAGACAAGCACACTCAATTCTGGAGGTATTTTGCTGGTAACCTGGCTTCTGGTGGAGCAGCTGGAGCCACTTCCCTCTGCTTTGTCTACCCATTGGATTTTGCAAGAACCCGTTTGGCTGCTGATGTCGGAAAAGCTGGTGCAGACAGAGAATTCTCTGGCCTGGGGGACTGTCTAGTCAAAATTACCAAGTCTGATGGTCTGCGTGGCTTGTACCAAGGGTTCAATGTCTCTGTCCAGGGTATCATCATCTATAGAGCAGCCTACTTTGGAATCTATGATACAGCAAAAG GCATGCTCCCAGATCCCAGAAATACTCATATTGTTATCAGTTGGATGATTGCACAGACAGTGACTGCTGTGGCTGGTGTGGTCTCCTATCCTTTTGATACAGTTCGGCGTAGGATGATGATGCAGTCAGGACGCAAAGGAG CTGATATCATGTACTCTGGAACAGTTGACTGCTGGCGGAAGATTGCAAGGGATGAGGGAGGAAAAGCGTTCTTCAAGGGTGCATGGTCTAATGTTCTCAGAGGCATGGGGGGTGCCTTTGTGCTTGTGCTGTATGATGAATTCAAGAAAGTCATTTAA
- the LOC104138692 gene encoding granulocyte-macrophage colony-stimulating factor receptor subunit alpha — MVDTLGLFYMIWCMMLFHPLHADTYCMELETQESPITNLTLNWRKMELSWESSLNFSEYICIVATNMSSIQKKVERVPCRFSMEINLPLHNGAVFTIEVPNTNISKKCTFIPGGMPGTAITNFSCVVYNVSLMNCTWCAGGDAPGDTQYFLYWQNSREGEEMECELYVEDGKGRHTGCHFQNVAIKDAITYFVVNGSSKDSVIQFYDEYIELYTIERLTPPLNVSANCTGDPQGCIIEWQEPLTSHVENKDCFQYEINIQKKDKPKEEKTDPPVRVRNYRYEFQNFNVKKKYILKIRARGKNCLVNSNWGEWSDPIEFGPGKDDFIFVILILIALGTISATLLQSFLCKRYCSSKRVFSPIPHPRDKFNILTDEDIQKEYVNLPKKSYIEDITMVEEMT; from the exons ATGGTTGATACTCTTGGACTTTTTTACATGATTTGGTGCATGATGCTATTTCATCCCTTGCATGCTGATACCTATTGTATGGAAC TAGAGACACAAGAATCACCTATTACGAACTTGACATTGAACTGGAGAAAAATGGAACTATCTTGGGAGAGCAGCTTGAATTTCTCTGAGTACATTTGTATTGTGGCCACGAATATGTCTTCTATACAGAAAAAG GTGGAGAGGGTCCCATGCCGCTTTTCAATGGAAATAAACCTGCCTCTCCACAATGGGGCAGTCTTTACCATTGAAGTACCAAacacaaacatttcaaaaaaatgcacatttatcCCTGGAG GCATGCCCGGGACAGCCATTACAAATTTCTCCTGCGTGGTTTACAATGTTTCCCTTATGAACTGCACTTGGTGTGCGGGCGGGGATGCGCCAGGTGATACCCAATATTTTCTCTACTGGCAGAACTCAAG agaaggagaagagatggAATGTGAGCTTTATGTTGAAGATGGAAAAGGGAGGCACACGGGATGCCACTTCCAAAATGTGGCGATAAAAGATGCAATTACTTACTTTGTGGTGAATGGGTCTAGCAAAGACTCCGTGATCCAGTTCTATGATGAGTACATCGAACTGTATACAATTG AAAGACTCACTCCTCCATTAAATGTCAGTGCCAATTGTACTGGTGATCCACAGGGCTGCATAATTGAATGGCAAGAACCCCTTACAAGTCATGTGGAAAATAAAGATTGTTTTCAATATGAAATTAACATACAAAAGAAG GATAAGCccaaagaagagaagacagatccTCCTGTAAGAGTAAG GAACTACAGATATGAATTTCAAAActtcaatgttaaaaaaaaatatattctgaaaatcaGAGCACGTGGAAAAAACTGTCTTGTAAACTCAAACTGGGGAGAATGGAGCGACCCCATTGAGTTTG GTCCAGGaaaagatgattttatttttgtgattttaatTCTGATAGCACTTGGAACAATCTCTGCGACATTACTCCAATCCTTCCTTTGCAAAAG GTACTGCAGCTCCAAAAGAGTATTTTCTCCCATTCCACACCCAAGAGACAAATTTAACATATTAACTGATGAAGATATCCAG aaagaatatgtaaatctaccaaaaaaaagttacattgaAGACATAACTATGGTTGAAGAAATGACCtaa